A part of Halobacillus shinanisalinarum genomic DNA contains:
- a CDS encoding 3-hydroxyacyl-CoA dehydrogenase translates to MAVQNVSVVGAGVMGRGIAYVSALAGFHTTLIDVSENQLREAYTFAEKTTRKGIEKEKITELQASELLDHLYTSSQLESTVSTADLLIEAVPEKRELKKQILETADEHAPEHTIFASNTSTISPTELGSYTKRAPQVVVMHFFNPVHRMPLVEIVKGLETSDQTVDLIRDSSEKMGKETVEVNEFPGFVTSRISALVGNEAFQMLQEGVATAEDIDKAVRLGLNYPMGPLELGDLVGLDARLNNLKYLHETLGEKYRPAPLLEQLVQAGRLGRKSGRGIYNYQE, encoded by the coding sequence ATGGCTGTACAAAATGTGTCCGTGGTAGGGGCTGGTGTGATGGGGCGAGGCATTGCGTATGTCTCCGCCCTTGCCGGCTTTCATACCACATTAATCGATGTGTCGGAAAATCAGTTGCGGGAAGCTTATACGTTTGCTGAAAAGACGACGCGAAAAGGGATTGAAAAGGAAAAAATCACGGAACTGCAGGCGAGTGAACTACTGGATCATCTCTACACATCTTCACAACTTGAGTCGACTGTAAGTACGGCTGATCTGTTAATAGAAGCTGTGCCGGAAAAGCGTGAGTTGAAGAAACAAATCCTTGAGACGGCGGATGAACATGCACCGGAGCATACGATTTTTGCTTCGAATACGTCGACGATCAGTCCTACAGAGCTCGGTTCGTATACAAAACGAGCGCCGCAAGTAGTCGTCATGCACTTTTTCAACCCTGTCCATCGTATGCCGCTTGTGGAGATTGTGAAGGGGTTGGAAACGAGTGATCAAACGGTTGACCTTATTCGAGATTCTTCAGAAAAAATGGGGAAAGAAACCGTTGAAGTGAATGAGTTTCCTGGTTTTGTGACGAGTAGAATCAGTGCCCTTGTCGGAAATGAAGCGTTTCAGATGCTGCAGGAAGGCGTGGCTACTGCAGAAGATATTGATAAAGCAGTTCGACTAGGCTTGAACTATCCAATGGGACCTCTTGAGCTTGGAGATTTAGTCGGATTAGACGCACGCCTGAATAACTTAAAGTACTTACACGAAACGTTAGGTGAAAAATACCGTCCCGCTCCGTTATTGGAACAACTTGTTCAAGCAGGCAGGTTAGGGAGAAAAAGCGGCCGCGGCATATATAACTATCAAGAGTAA
- a CDS encoding thiolase family protein produces MEEVVIVDAVRTPIGRYNGALKSVRPDDLGAHVLRSLRERNPKLPIDEIEEVILGNANGAGEENRNVARMATLLAGYPTTVAGTTINRLCGSGLDAVTYAARAIAVGQGDVMIAGGTESMTRAPYVMGKPDKGFKRGDQQLQDTTIGWRFTHPSMDEMYGTDSMPETAQNVAESYNISRADQDEFAFQSQMRAKEAMESGRLKEEITPISIHDRKAGTYEVAEDEHPRPSTTLEKLNKLPSIFSNGSITAGNASGVNDGASAVLLMSRKKAEALGLEPLATYVTSATAGVEPKIMGIGPIHATQKALKRADMNVDDLDLIELNEAFASQSLACIRELDLNQDIVNVNGGSIAYGHPLGASGARILTTLLHEMKKRGSKRGLATMCIGVGQGISMIVKRD; encoded by the coding sequence ATGGAAGAAGTTGTGATTGTGGATGCAGTGAGAACCCCGATTGGACGATATAATGGTGCTTTAAAAAGCGTTCGCCCGGATGACTTGGGTGCCCATGTTCTTCGTTCCTTAAGAGAACGCAATCCAAAGCTTCCGATTGACGAAATCGAGGAGGTCATCCTTGGAAATGCCAATGGGGCAGGGGAAGAGAACCGAAATGTTGCCCGGATGGCCACATTACTTGCTGGATATCCAACTACAGTAGCGGGCACGACGATTAACCGGTTGTGCGGTTCCGGATTGGACGCGGTAACGTACGCTGCCCGGGCGATTGCTGTCGGGCAGGGAGACGTGATGATCGCCGGAGGAACAGAAAGTATGACGCGCGCGCCTTATGTTATGGGGAAACCAGACAAAGGATTTAAACGCGGTGATCAACAACTCCAGGACACGACAATCGGCTGGCGTTTTACTCATCCGTCCATGGATGAAATGTATGGAACGGATTCGATGCCTGAAACAGCTCAAAATGTGGCTGAATCCTATAACATTTCCCGTGCCGATCAAGATGAGTTTGCGTTTCAAAGTCAAATGCGAGCCAAAGAAGCGATGGAAAGTGGACGATTAAAGGAAGAAATCACACCCATATCGATTCATGACAGGAAGGCAGGTACATATGAGGTGGCTGAAGATGAACACCCAAGACCGTCCACTACACTGGAAAAATTAAATAAACTCCCGTCGATATTTTCAAATGGAAGTATTACAGCTGGCAATGCATCCGGGGTAAATGATGGAGCTTCGGCTGTTTTATTAATGAGTCGGAAAAAGGCAGAGGCACTTGGCTTAGAACCGCTTGCTACTTATGTTACCTCAGCTACAGCTGGAGTGGAACCCAAAATTATGGGCATTGGTCCCATTCATGCCACACAAAAAGCGCTTAAACGGGCTGACATGAATGTTGATGATCTTGACTTGATCGAATTAAATGAAGCATTTGCCTCCCAGTCGCTCGCGTGTATCCGTGAGTTGGACTTGAATCAGGATATTGTCAATGTCAATGGAGGTTCGATTGCTTACGGTCATCCATTAGGAGCCAGCGGAGCAAGAATTCTAACGACATTGCTGCATGAAATGAAAAAGAGGGGTAGTAAACGCGGCTTAGCTACGATGTGTATCGGCGTAGGTCAAGGTATTTCGATGATTGTAAAAAGGGATTAA
- a CDS encoding 4Fe-4S dicluster domain-containing protein — MAFVITSPCKDEKAGECIEVCPVDCIEEGEDMFHIDPEVCIECGACEAACPVEAIYMEDEVPEEENDYIQLNRKFFEAG, encoded by the coding sequence GTGGCTTTTGTGATTACATCACCTTGCAAAGATGAAAAGGCAGGCGAATGCATCGAAGTCTGTCCGGTAGATTGTATTGAAGAAGGGGAAGACATGTTTCATATTGACCCGGAAGTATGCATTGAATGCGGGGCATGTGAGGCAGCGTGTCCCGTAGAAGCGATCTATATGGAAGACGAAGTTCCTGAGGAAGAAAATGACTATATTCAATTAAATCGTAAGTTTTTTGAAGCGGGGTAA
- a CDS encoding penicillin acylase family protein has product MLLKKTILFLLMSVMFFSSSQVEAKQQTKDKNVTVKNGTVKIVRDDYGVPHIYAKSTDDLYRAYGYVTAKDRLFQLVMFRRSNEGNVSAIFGNKYLEHDMRMRRDGYSDKEVKNMISQMDPFSQKVIKNYAKGITKYIKEANQEPNRLLSKEFHKYDIKPKSWTGVDVLRLYMASMTVFMDQEQELKNAATLANLNQQHGADKAKEIFNDIFPKNNPASPTSIMSDEETGQKQQYGNGKVRQISEAAIEAADQITDRRKEFEKTSHELGVPLKVGSNALIVGSEKSESGNAMVFGGPQVGLTAPGFMYEVGLHGPGIDIEGSSFIGYPFIMFGATNKFGFSSTAGYGNQVDIFKETLNPNNPHQYQYKGEWVDMKKRVEEFQVRDENGDIKEVEKVFYETVHGPVIYLDEEKQVAYSKSWSFRGTEGQSWSAYLQTNWAHNLNQFKKAARNFTMSLNWFYADKQGNIGYFHVGQYPKRDQRLDFRLPTPGTGQYEWDGFKDTANNPSEINPDVGFVANWNNKPSPNWQNAELSFNWGADHRVQQYIDQAKKADKLNLQEINDINYHASLVNLRTKWFKPYLLDTLEENIDKNPELKEVYQYLKNWNNLNEDLNDDDYYDSPATTIFEAWWSNVPANLLKDDLGKSYGDLKGTIDHRYGCSLCLRVFRGDEAQNAVQYDWLNGESREQIIMESLHQALNELEKDYNGNMDDWLTEVRTTTFGAQSLIGAPHGLGSDIPIPVMNRGSENHYVELTKKGPEGFNITPPGQVGFISKDGSVHQHYNDQIKMYANWEFKPILFTRQDVINNTESTHYLQFPKKN; this is encoded by the coding sequence TTGCTATTGAAAAAAACGATCTTATTTTTATTGATGAGCGTCATGTTTTTTTCGTCAAGTCAAGTAGAAGCTAAACAACAGACAAAAGACAAAAACGTAACCGTTAAAAATGGTACCGTAAAAATTGTTAGAGATGATTATGGGGTCCCGCATATTTACGCAAAGTCTACGGATGACTTGTATCGTGCTTATGGCTATGTTACAGCTAAAGACCGCTTATTCCAACTTGTTATGTTTCGCCGCAGCAACGAAGGAAATGTATCGGCCATTTTTGGTAACAAGTATTTAGAGCACGACATGAGAATGCGGAGAGACGGTTATAGTGATAAAGAAGTAAAGAACATGATTTCACAAATGGACCCCTTTTCCCAAAAAGTAATTAAAAATTATGCCAAAGGGATTACCAAATATATCAAAGAAGCTAATCAAGAACCCAATCGTTTACTATCAAAAGAATTCCACAAATACGATATCAAACCTAAATCTTGGACAGGTGTTGACGTACTAAGGTTATACATGGCTTCTATGACGGTCTTTATGGATCAGGAGCAAGAGTTAAAGAATGCGGCAACCCTGGCGAATTTAAACCAGCAACATGGAGCTGATAAAGCTAAAGAAATATTTAATGATATTTTCCCGAAAAATAATCCGGCCTCTCCTACTAGCATTATGAGTGATGAAGAAACAGGTCAAAAACAACAATATGGTAACGGAAAGGTCAGACAAATCTCTGAAGCCGCGATTGAAGCTGCTGACCAAATCACGGATAGACGTAAAGAATTCGAGAAAACCTCTCACGAGTTAGGGGTCCCGTTAAAAGTCGGCAGCAACGCCCTAATTGTTGGCTCAGAAAAATCTGAATCTGGTAACGCCATGGTGTTTGGAGGTCCACAGGTCGGGTTAACCGCTCCGGGTTTTATGTATGAGGTGGGACTGCATGGTCCAGGGATTGATATTGAGGGATCTTCATTTATTGGATACCCATTCATTATGTTTGGGGCAACCAATAAATTCGGCTTTTCATCCACTGCCGGCTATGGCAATCAAGTCGATATATTTAAAGAGACCCTAAACCCAAATAACCCTCACCAATATCAGTATAAAGGCGAATGGGTAGATATGAAAAAACGCGTCGAAGAGTTTCAAGTCCGTGATGAGAACGGAGACATCAAAGAGGTTGAAAAGGTGTTTTATGAAACTGTTCACGGTCCTGTAATTTACCTGGACGAGGAAAAGCAAGTAGCCTACAGTAAATCGTGGAGTTTTCGTGGAACAGAAGGGCAAAGCTGGTCCGCTTATTTACAAACCAATTGGGCACATAATCTAAATCAATTCAAGAAAGCAGCCCGAAATTTTACGATGTCACTGAATTGGTTCTATGCTGATAAACAAGGGAATATTGGTTATTTCCATGTAGGTCAATACCCTAAACGGGATCAGAGACTTGACTTTAGACTCCCAACTCCTGGAACCGGTCAATATGAATGGGACGGATTCAAAGATACAGCAAATAATCCGTCTGAGATCAATCCGGACGTCGGCTTTGTTGCTAATTGGAATAATAAACCTTCTCCAAATTGGCAGAATGCTGAATTAAGCTTTAATTGGGGAGCTGACCATAGAGTCCAACAGTATATTGATCAGGCGAAAAAAGCTGACAAATTAAACTTACAGGAGATCAACGACATTAATTACCACGCAAGCCTTGTTAATTTAAGAACAAAATGGTTTAAACCTTACCTACTAGATACTCTGGAGGAGAACATTGACAAAAATCCAGAATTAAAAGAGGTTTACCAGTATTTGAAAAACTGGAATAACCTCAATGAAGATCTAAATGATGATGACTACTACGACAGTCCAGCTACAACTATTTTCGAAGCTTGGTGGTCCAACGTTCCAGCTAATCTATTAAAAGACGACCTTGGCAAAAGCTACGGAGACCTAAAAGGAACTATTGACCATCGCTATGGCTGCAGTTTATGTTTAAGAGTATTTCGCGGAGATGAAGCACAAAATGCTGTTCAATATGATTGGTTAAACGGAGAAAGTCGTGAGCAAATTATAATGGAAAGCTTACATCAGGCGCTAAACGAACTAGAAAAAGATTATAACGGAAATATGGATGACTGGTTGACAGAAGTGAGGACAACAACGTTCGGAGCACAGTCACTGATCGGAGCACCACATGGATTAGGATCAGATATACCAATCCCCGTTATGAATCGAGGAAGTGAGAATCATTACGTGGAATTAACAAAAAAGGGACCAGAAGGCTTTAACATCACTCCTCCAGGTCAAGTTGGTTTTATTAGTAAAGACGGTTCTGTTCACCAACATTACAATGACCAAATCAAGATGTACGCCAACTGGGAGTTTAAACCGATTCTTTTCACAAGACAGGACGTTATCAATAATACGGAATCGACCCATTACCTGCAATTCCCGAAAAAGAACTAA
- a CDS encoding sodium:solute symporter family transporter gives MFTLTALSAVISTVSSLIHVQSASFSEDILKNIGVTSIFGNKISLSRFGVIIGMCAAVILAYILPGGVIAQATSFWFGICAAGFLPVLVGGLYWKNASRTGAIASIVVGFTVSIIGFLFFHLKEAAAIGLSNALFGVDTLLGFPTTHINPLFYALPLSTVVFILVSLKTGEQVDVEVTEESVVSK, from the coding sequence TTGTTTACATTAACGGCGTTGTCAGCGGTCATTTCAACGGTAAGTTCGTTGATTCACGTCCAGTCCGCTTCTTTCAGTGAAGATATCTTGAAAAACATCGGGGTCACCTCAATCTTCGGCAACAAGATCAGCTTATCTCGGTTTGGTGTGATCATCGGTATGTGTGCTGCCGTCATATTGGCCTATATCTTACCAGGCGGGGTTATAGCTCAGGCAACTTCTTTTTGGTTTGGTATCTGCGCAGCCGGTTTTTTACCGGTGCTCGTCGGTGGATTATATTGGAAAAACGCCTCAAGGACTGGGGCCATTGCAAGTATCGTTGTCGGCTTCACAGTAAGTATTATTGGTTTTCTATTTTTCCATCTAAAAGAAGCTGCAGCAATTGGGTTATCCAACGCATTGTTCGGAGTGGATACTTTACTAGGATTTCCGACGACTCATATTAATCCGTTATTTTACGCTTTGCCCCTTTCAACCGTTGTATTTATCCTTGTAAGTTTGAAAACGGGCGAGCAGGTGGATGTAGAAGTAACCGAGGAATCCGTAGTTTCAAAATAA
- a CDS encoding sodium:solute symporter family protein, whose translation MNLSVLIPLLIVYIAIMSGLAYYGYRKTNTEADYLVAGRNINPVVMALSYGATFISTSALVGFGGVSAIYGFGMLWLAFLNIVLGIFVAFALFGTRIRKLSADMDVFTFPSFLGERFNSKFITVFSGIMIFVFMPAYTSIVLIGGGRFLEETLAIDYNIALLVLAFIVGVYVISGGLKAVMYTDAFAAVVMLVMMVIFLFGTYQAVGGLTAGHSGLTALKELVPDALAEQGHQGWTSMPVLGSSIWWTLVSTLIMGVGIGVLAQPQLAMRCMTVKDDRALYRSVLVGGIFIFFMTGAVFMIGPLSNLYFYNATGEIALSVAGEMLILSSRHLSIT comes from the coding sequence ATGAATCTGTCAGTGCTTATTCCACTGTTAATCGTTTACATCGCCATCATGTCCGGACTTGCCTATTACGGTTACCGAAAAACAAATACGGAAGCGGACTACCTAGTTGCAGGACGTAATATTAACCCAGTTGTAATGGCACTTTCCTATGGTGCTACTTTTATCAGTACATCTGCTCTTGTAGGTTTTGGCGGCGTTTCTGCTATATACGGATTTGGCATGCTATGGTTGGCCTTTTTAAATATTGTTTTGGGAATTTTTGTAGCGTTTGCCCTATTTGGCACAAGGATCAGAAAACTTTCAGCTGATATGGATGTGTTTACTTTTCCTTCTTTTTTAGGGGAGCGATTTAATTCTAAATTCATCACTGTATTTTCAGGGATTATGATTTTTGTGTTCATGCCGGCCTATACGAGTATTGTTCTAATTGGCGGCGGTCGATTTTTAGAAGAAACACTGGCGATTGATTATAATATAGCCCTGTTAGTATTGGCGTTTATTGTAGGAGTTTATGTAATCAGCGGCGGACTTAAAGCCGTTATGTACACGGACGCATTTGCGGCAGTCGTTATGTTGGTCATGATGGTCATCTTTTTGTTTGGAACTTATCAGGCAGTTGGCGGTTTGACAGCAGGACACAGTGGGTTAACAGCCTTGAAAGAACTCGTTCCTGATGCACTGGCAGAGCAAGGGCATCAGGGGTGGACATCTATGCCGGTCTTGGGTTCGTCAATCTGGTGGACGTTGGTCAGTACATTGATCATGGGGGTTGGCATTGGTGTATTGGCCCAGCCGCAGCTTGCGATGAGATGCATGACCGTGAAAGATGATCGCGCCTTATATCGTTCAGTACTTGTTGGGGGTATTTTTATATTTTTTATGACAGGTGCTGTCTTTATGATTGGTCCGCTCAGCAATCTTTATTTTTACAATGCGACGGGTGAGATCGCTTTGAGTGTTGCGGGGGAAATGTTGATCTTGTCATCCCGACATTTATCAATAACATGA
- a CDS encoding FadR/GntR family transcriptional regulator: MLSNVGKKRIYHGIVHQIKETIKKGEVLPGGKMPSERTLASTLAVSRTSIKEAYSVLESAGIVEIRQGSGVYLLKNDTEDIISKLNAIIRGQTVDMVELMELRQAVEVDIAYYAALRREQQDIEQLDRAFHQLEKAVSKKSLAAEEDLAFHMLIAKAARNRVIAQVMNMVSDQVLVGLEDSRAQSLAVPGKSQEILEEHRNIYKAVRDGSPHLAGKAMREHLQNVKQRYL, encoded by the coding sequence ATGTTATCTAATGTCGGAAAAAAACGTATATATCATGGGATTGTCCATCAAATCAAAGAGACGATCAAAAAAGGAGAGGTTCTTCCAGGGGGGAAAATGCCTTCTGAAAGGACTTTAGCTTCAACATTGGCTGTGTCAAGAACATCTATTAAAGAGGCTTATAGTGTTCTAGAGTCTGCTGGAATTGTAGAAATTAGACAAGGAAGCGGGGTTTATCTGTTAAAAAATGATACAGAGGATATCATTTCGAAACTTAATGCGATCATCCGCGGGCAAACGGTAGATATGGTTGAACTTATGGAATTAAGGCAGGCTGTGGAAGTCGATATAGCTTACTATGCAGCCCTTAGAAGAGAGCAGCAGGATATTGAACAATTGGACAGAGCCTTTCATCAACTTGAAAAAGCCGTTTCAAAGAAAAGTTTGGCTGCTGAGGAGGATCTGGCTTTCCATATGTTAATTGCTAAAGCAGCGAGGAACCGGGTCATTGCTCAAGTGATGAACATGGTTTCCGATCAAGTTTTAGTTGGACTAGAGGATAGCCGTGCTCAATCGTTGGCTGTCCCAGGAAAAAGCCAGGAGATCTTGGAGGAACATCGAAACATTTACAAGGCAGTTCGGGATGGCAGTCCTCATTTAGCGGGCAAGGCGATGAGAGAACATCTTCAAAATGTCAAACAGCGGTATTTATGA